The following proteins are encoded in a genomic region of Vigna radiata var. radiata cultivar VC1973A unplaced genomic scaffold, Vradiata_ver6 scaffold_7, whole genome shotgun sequence:
- the LOC106753860 gene encoding uncharacterized protein LOC106753860 isoform X1 yields the protein MDNEVLIAYKGGKEMAKISILLVWFWLLSGWTGLLDAEYMKYKDPKQSIDSRVDDLVSRMTLEEKIGQMLQIERKYASADLVKKYFIGSVMSEGGSIPAPQASAETWINMVNEFQKGALSTRLGIPMFYGIDAVHGHNTVYKATIFPHNVGLGATRDPELVKRIGAATALEVRATGIQYAYAPCIAVCRDPRWGRCYESYSEDPKLVQAMTEIIPGLQGDIPDNLPKGVPFIAGKEKVLASAKHYVGDGGTINGIDENNTVIDRDELMKIHMPAYFNSISKGVATVMVSYSSWNGVKMHTNHELITGFLKNTLHFKGFVISDFEGIDRITSPPHSNFTYSVEAGVSAGIDMFMNPKFYIEFIDDLTMLVKKKFIPMSRIDDAVRRILWVKFMMGIFENPFADFSLVRYLGIQEHRQLAREAVRKSMVLLKNGQSAANPLLPLPRKAPKILVAGIHADNLGYQCGGWTIEWQGFSGNNLLKGTTILTALKNTVDPETKVVYKENPDAEFVKSNEFSYGIVVVGEHPYAEMHGDNMNLTIPEPGPEMIRNVCGVTKCVVIVISGRPLVIEPYVGMIDALVAAWLPGSEGQGVADVLYGDYAFTGKLPRTWFKSVDQLPMNVGDHHYDPLFPFGFGLSTKPSKSFYSA from the exons ATGGACAATGAAGTGTTAAT TGCATACAAGGGTGGGAAGGAAATGGCAAAAATCTCCATTTTGTTGGTGTGGTTTTGGCTACTAAGTGGCTGGACAGGATTGTTGGATGCAGAATACATGAAGTACAAGGACCCTAAACAATCAATTGACTCTCGGGTTGATGATCTTGTTAGCAGAATGACTCTTGAGGAGAAAATTGGTCAAATGTTGCAAATTGAACGCAAGTATGCATCTGCTGATTTGGTTAAGAAGTATTTTATTG GGAGTGTAATGAGTGAGGGAGGGAGTATTCCAGCTCCACAGGCTTCTGCTGAAACCTGGATTAACATGGTGAATGAATTTCAGAAGGGTGCTTTATCAACCCGGCTTGGAATTCCAATGTTTTATGGGATTGATGCTGTTCATGGTCACAATACTGTTTACAAAGCAACTATTTTTCCTCACAATGTTGGTCTTGGAGCAACCAG GGACCCTGAATTAGTCAAGAGAATTGGTGCTGCAACTGCACTTGAAGTTAGAGCAACCGGAATTCAATATGCTTATGCACCTTGTATAGCA GTATGTAGAGATCCAAGATGGGGTCGGTGTTATGAAAGCTACAGTGAGGATCCTAAATTAGTTCAAGCCATGACTGAAATCATACCAGGCTTGCAAGGAGACATCCCTGATAATTTACCAAAGGGTGTCCCTTTTATCGCAGGAAA AGAAAAAGTTCTAGCTTCTGCTAAGCACTACGTGGGTGATGGTGGAACAATCAATGGGATTGATGAGAACAACACTGTTATTGACAGAGATGAATTGATGAAAATTCATATGCCAGCTTACTTCAATTCAATCAGCAAGGGTGTGGCAACCGTTATGGTTTCTTACTCCAGTTGGAATGGAGTAAAAATGCATACAAACCACGAACTCATTACTGGCTTCCTCAAGAATACTCTACATTTCAAG GGCTTTGTTATTTCAGACTTTGAGGGTATTGATAGGATCACCTCTCCACCTCATTCAAACTTCACTTATTCAGTTGAAGCAGGGGTTTCTGCTGGCATTGACATG TTCATGAATCCAAAGTTTTACATAGAATTCATCGATGATCTAACCATGTTGGTGAAAAAGAAGTTCATTCCTATGAGTAGAATTGATGATGCAGTGAGAAGAATTTTGTGGGTTAAGTTCATGATGggtatttttgaaaacccttttgcTGATTTCAGTTTGGTCAGATATTTGGGAATCCAG GAGCATAGACAATTGGCTAGGGAAGCTGTAAGGAAATCTATGGTCCTTCTAAAAAATGGTCAATCTGCTGCCAACCCTTTATTGCCTCTTCCTAGAAAGGCACCCAAAATACTTGTGGCTGGAATCCATGCGGATAATCTAGGATATCAGTGTGGTGGCTGGACTATAGAATGGCAAGGATTCAGCGGAAACAATCTTCTCAAAG GGACTACAATTCTCACAGCTTTGAAAAACACAGTTGATCCTGAAACCAAAGTGGTGTACAAGGAGAATCCTGATGCAGAATTTGTTAAATCTAATGAATTTTCATATGGCATAGTTGTAGTAGGAGAGCATCCTTATGCTGAGATGCATGGTGACAACATGAACTTGACAATCCCAGAGCCTGGTCCTGAGATGATAAGAAACGTGTGTGGAGTAACAAAATGTGTGGTTATTGTAATTTCTGGTCGTCCTTTGGTGATTGAACCATATGTTGGTATGATAGATGCACTTGTTGCTGCATGGCTTCCTGGTAGCGAAGGCCAAGGTGTGGCTGATGTTCTATATGGTGACTATGCTTTCACTGGAAAGCTTCCAAGAACATGGTTCAAATCTGTTGATCAACTGCCCATGAATGTTGGCGATCATCATTATGATCCCCTCTTCCCATTTGGGTTTGGCCTGTCTACCAAACCTAGTAAGAGTTTTTACTCTGCCTAG
- the LOC106753860 gene encoding uncharacterized protein LOC106753860 isoform X2, with protein sequence MAKISILLVWFWLLSGWTGLLDAEYMKYKDPKQSIDSRVDDLVSRMTLEEKIGQMLQIERKYASADLVKKYFIGSVMSEGGSIPAPQASAETWINMVNEFQKGALSTRLGIPMFYGIDAVHGHNTVYKATIFPHNVGLGATRDPELVKRIGAATALEVRATGIQYAYAPCIAVCRDPRWGRCYESYSEDPKLVQAMTEIIPGLQGDIPDNLPKGVPFIAGKEKVLASAKHYVGDGGTINGIDENNTVIDRDELMKIHMPAYFNSISKGVATVMVSYSSWNGVKMHTNHELITGFLKNTLHFKGFVISDFEGIDRITSPPHSNFTYSVEAGVSAGIDMFMNPKFYIEFIDDLTMLVKKKFIPMSRIDDAVRRILWVKFMMGIFENPFADFSLVRYLGIQEHRQLAREAVRKSMVLLKNGQSAANPLLPLPRKAPKILVAGIHADNLGYQCGGWTIEWQGFSGNNLLKGTTILTALKNTVDPETKVVYKENPDAEFVKSNEFSYGIVVVGEHPYAEMHGDNMNLTIPEPGPEMIRNVCGVTKCVVIVISGRPLVIEPYVGMIDALVAAWLPGSEGQGVADVLYGDYAFTGKLPRTWFKSVDQLPMNVGDHHYDPLFPFGFGLSTKPSKSFYSA encoded by the exons ATGGCAAAAATCTCCATTTTGTTGGTGTGGTTTTGGCTACTAAGTGGCTGGACAGGATTGTTGGATGCAGAATACATGAAGTACAAGGACCCTAAACAATCAATTGACTCTCGGGTTGATGATCTTGTTAGCAGAATGACTCTTGAGGAGAAAATTGGTCAAATGTTGCAAATTGAACGCAAGTATGCATCTGCTGATTTGGTTAAGAAGTATTTTATTG GGAGTGTAATGAGTGAGGGAGGGAGTATTCCAGCTCCACAGGCTTCTGCTGAAACCTGGATTAACATGGTGAATGAATTTCAGAAGGGTGCTTTATCAACCCGGCTTGGAATTCCAATGTTTTATGGGATTGATGCTGTTCATGGTCACAATACTGTTTACAAAGCAACTATTTTTCCTCACAATGTTGGTCTTGGAGCAACCAG GGACCCTGAATTAGTCAAGAGAATTGGTGCTGCAACTGCACTTGAAGTTAGAGCAACCGGAATTCAATATGCTTATGCACCTTGTATAGCA GTATGTAGAGATCCAAGATGGGGTCGGTGTTATGAAAGCTACAGTGAGGATCCTAAATTAGTTCAAGCCATGACTGAAATCATACCAGGCTTGCAAGGAGACATCCCTGATAATTTACCAAAGGGTGTCCCTTTTATCGCAGGAAA AGAAAAAGTTCTAGCTTCTGCTAAGCACTACGTGGGTGATGGTGGAACAATCAATGGGATTGATGAGAACAACACTGTTATTGACAGAGATGAATTGATGAAAATTCATATGCCAGCTTACTTCAATTCAATCAGCAAGGGTGTGGCAACCGTTATGGTTTCTTACTCCAGTTGGAATGGAGTAAAAATGCATACAAACCACGAACTCATTACTGGCTTCCTCAAGAATACTCTACATTTCAAG GGCTTTGTTATTTCAGACTTTGAGGGTATTGATAGGATCACCTCTCCACCTCATTCAAACTTCACTTATTCAGTTGAAGCAGGGGTTTCTGCTGGCATTGACATG TTCATGAATCCAAAGTTTTACATAGAATTCATCGATGATCTAACCATGTTGGTGAAAAAGAAGTTCATTCCTATGAGTAGAATTGATGATGCAGTGAGAAGAATTTTGTGGGTTAAGTTCATGATGggtatttttgaaaacccttttgcTGATTTCAGTTTGGTCAGATATTTGGGAATCCAG GAGCATAGACAATTGGCTAGGGAAGCTGTAAGGAAATCTATGGTCCTTCTAAAAAATGGTCAATCTGCTGCCAACCCTTTATTGCCTCTTCCTAGAAAGGCACCCAAAATACTTGTGGCTGGAATCCATGCGGATAATCTAGGATATCAGTGTGGTGGCTGGACTATAGAATGGCAAGGATTCAGCGGAAACAATCTTCTCAAAG GGACTACAATTCTCACAGCTTTGAAAAACACAGTTGATCCTGAAACCAAAGTGGTGTACAAGGAGAATCCTGATGCAGAATTTGTTAAATCTAATGAATTTTCATATGGCATAGTTGTAGTAGGAGAGCATCCTTATGCTGAGATGCATGGTGACAACATGAACTTGACAATCCCAGAGCCTGGTCCTGAGATGATAAGAAACGTGTGTGGAGTAACAAAATGTGTGGTTATTGTAATTTCTGGTCGTCCTTTGGTGATTGAACCATATGTTGGTATGATAGATGCACTTGTTGCTGCATGGCTTCCTGGTAGCGAAGGCCAAGGTGTGGCTGATGTTCTATATGGTGACTATGCTTTCACTGGAAAGCTTCCAAGAACATGGTTCAAATCTGTTGATCAACTGCCCATGAATGTTGGCGATCATCATTATGATCCCCTCTTCCCATTTGGGTTTGGCCTGTCTACCAAACCTAGTAAGAGTTTTTACTCTGCCTAG